One segment of Desulfosudis oleivorans Hxd3 DNA contains the following:
- a CDS encoding tetratricopeptide repeat protein: MKKDKSLTLFNKAVALHRAGSLEGAETLYRDLLRENPNHADALHLLGTIMAAKKDLVAAEGTLRKAVEKAPKQAAFHNSLGQVLLKKGQTDEAAAAFQRAVSLDPGLAQAHFNLGKISKAAGRADEAKTFFEKTLNLAPHHLAARNNLGNLLQQAGDNDGALACFEAVLKINPRQAEAHYNIGNIHKLREEVEPAARYYEQAIACNPGFVPPYIGLARIHLANRRNDLAESLIRKALRMDPKNGEALSELANLYLREGRIEEAVPVFLAAIRVSPEKAELHGALATAYSIRGATSQAMASFEKALELDPDSARTRFSYGNLLESSGNREGALEAYRRVMALDPDFATQVFYYQFQLEIKLGMWEHYEKKVAELVRRTEDYLALEKPPYDLSPLILNYFPVPGHMHKAVATRKAKLIDDNMASARAAFAFVHPKNAFGRLRIGYLSPDFREHAVGIVINDIFKHHDTENFEIFAYSLVDVDDDTSRKLKTECEHFVDVSKVSPRKAAAIIYNDHPHILIDLAGYTTFSRPEVLALRPAPIQASAIGYPNTMGAGFIDYILADRWLIPEEMQDAYTERVVRLPHAFPSSAFAISDKPMTRSDAGLPEAGFVFCCFNAVYKMEPETFGAWMEILREADNAVLWLSAASDAIRQRLTDRAVAHGVDAGRLVFAEKLPHPEYMARYQLADLFLDTFLYTAGSTAVCALHGGVPVLTRTGPTNASRMGASICAAAGMEETICPDTEAYIQRAVHLARHPEEAAALKEKLAANQKTAPLFDPAAYTRGVEAACRKMWERYESGQSPEAMTITNSG, translated from the coding sequence ATGAAAAAAGACAAGTCTCTTACCCTGTTCAATAAGGCCGTGGCCCTTCACCGGGCCGGCAGCCTGGAAGGCGCGGAAACCCTTTACCGCGACCTGCTGCGGGAGAACCCCAACCATGCCGACGCCCTGCACCTGCTGGGCACGATCATGGCGGCCAAAAAAGACCTGGTGGCGGCCGAAGGCACCCTGCGAAAGGCCGTTGAAAAGGCGCCGAAACAGGCCGCCTTTCACAACAGCCTGGGCCAGGTGCTGCTGAAAAAAGGACAAACCGATGAGGCGGCCGCCGCTTTCCAGAGGGCCGTGTCCCTGGACCCGGGCCTGGCCCAGGCCCACTTCAACCTGGGCAAAATCAGCAAGGCCGCCGGCCGCGCAGATGAGGCAAAAACCTTTTTTGAGAAAACATTGAACCTGGCCCCGCATCACCTGGCGGCCAGAAACAACCTGGGCAACCTGCTCCAGCAGGCCGGCGACAACGACGGGGCCCTTGCCTGTTTTGAAGCCGTGCTGAAAATCAACCCCCGGCAGGCCGAGGCCCACTACAACATCGGCAACATTCACAAACTTCGTGAGGAAGTCGAGCCGGCGGCCCGGTACTACGAACAGGCCATTGCCTGCAACCCCGGCTTTGTTCCGCCCTACATCGGCCTGGCCCGCATTCACCTGGCAAACCGGCGCAACGACCTGGCCGAGTCGCTGATTCGCAAAGCCCTTCGCATGGATCCCAAAAACGGCGAGGCCCTGTCCGAACTGGCCAACCTCTACCTGCGGGAGGGCCGCATCGAAGAGGCGGTGCCGGTCTTTCTGGCCGCCATTCGCGTCTCTCCGGAAAAGGCGGAACTTCATGGTGCCCTGGCCACGGCCTACAGCATTCGGGGCGCTACCTCCCAGGCCATGGCCAGTTTTGAAAAAGCTCTTGAACTGGATCCGGATTCGGCCCGGACCCGCTTTTCCTACGGCAACCTGCTGGAGTCTTCGGGCAACCGGGAGGGGGCTCTGGAGGCATACCGGCGCGTCATGGCCCTGGATCCCGACTTTGCCACCCAGGTCTTCTATTACCAGTTTCAGCTGGAGATCAAGCTGGGCATGTGGGAGCACTACGAGAAAAAGGTGGCGGAGCTGGTCCGGCGTACCGAAGACTACCTGGCCCTGGAAAAACCGCCTTATGACCTGTCGCCCCTTATTCTCAACTACTTTCCGGTGCCCGGCCACATGCACAAGGCCGTGGCCACGCGCAAGGCAAAACTGATCGACGACAACATGGCTTCGGCCCGTGCCGCATTCGCCTTTGTACACCCGAAAAACGCCTTCGGCCGGCTGCGCATCGGGTACCTTTCACCGGATTTCCGGGAGCACGCCGTGGGCATCGTGATCAACGACATCTTCAAGCATCACGACACGGAAAATTTTGAAATTTTTGCCTACAGCCTGGTGGACGTGGATGATGACACCAGCCGCAAGCTGAAAACCGAGTGCGAGCACTTTGTCGACGTGTCCAAGGTCTCTCCCCGAAAGGCGGCCGCCATCATCTATAACGATCATCCCCACATTCTCATCGACCTGGCCGGGTACACCACCTTTTCCCGGCCCGAGGTGCTGGCCCTGCGGCCGGCCCCGATCCAGGCCTCTGCCATCGGGTATCCCAACACCATGGGCGCCGGCTTTATCGACTATATCCTGGCCGACCGGTGGCTGATCCCCGAAGAGATGCAGGATGCCTATACCGAAAGAGTGGTCCGGCTGCCCCATGCCTTTCCGTCATCGGCCTTTGCCATCTCCGACAAGCCCATGACCCGGTCCGATGCCGGGCTTCCGGAAGCCGGGTTTGTGTTCTGCTGTTTCAACGCGGTTTACAAGATGGAGCCGGAGACCTTTGGCGCATGGATGGAGATTTTAAGAGAGGCAGACAACGCTGTGCTGTGGCTTTCCGCTGCCAGTGACGCCATTCGGCAGCGGCTGACCGACCGGGCCGTGGCCCATGGCGTGGATGCCGGCCGGCTGGTGTTTGCCGAAAAGCTGCCCCATCCGGAATACATGGCCCGGTATCAGCTGGCCGACCTGTTTCTGGATACCTTCTTATATACCGCCGGGTCCACGGCGGTGTGCGCCCTTCACGGCGGCGTGCCGGTGCTCACCCGCACCGGCCCCACCAACGCATCCCGCATGGGGGCCAGCATCTGCGCGGCCGCCGGCATGGAAGAGACCATCTGCCCCGACACCGAGGCCTATATTCAACGGGCCGTCCACCTGGCCCGCCACCCGGAGGAAGCGGCGGCCTTAAAGGAAAAACTGGCGGCCAATCAAAAGACCGCTCCCCTGTTTGACCCGGCCGCCTACACCCGCGGTGTTGAGGCGGCCTGCAGAAAAATGTGGGAACGGTATGAAAGCGGACAAAGCCCGGAGGCCATGACCATCACGAATAGCGGATAA
- a CDS encoding class I SAM-dependent methyltransferase gives MKLTKFENFHEISGLFDQCAMDYDRDRPVLVPCFDDFYGAALSAIPFAPNVPIKVLDLGAGTGLLSAMVADLFPSAVIHLTDMSKAMLDQARQRFGDTPRVTYAVQEHTRLSARSKYDLVISALSIHHLDHPDKQALFEKIYRALSPGGMFINADQALGPSAEVEDAWHRQWLADIEAVGLPEPAWSQAMERVRLDINATLDDQLAWLENAGFEDVACRYQRFRFVVYSGRRKEI, from the coding sequence ATGAAGCTCACAAAGTTCGAAAATTTTCATGAAATATCCGGGCTGTTCGACCAGTGCGCCATGGATTATGACCGGGACCGGCCCGTGCTGGTGCCCTGCTTTGACGATTTTTACGGCGCGGCCCTTTCCGCTATCCCCTTTGCCCCGAATGTCCCGATAAAGGTACTGGACCTGGGGGCCGGCACCGGCCTGCTGTCCGCCATGGTGGCAGATCTTTTCCCTTCGGCGGTCATTCACCTGACCGACATGTCAAAAGCCATGTTGGACCAGGCGCGGCAGCGCTTTGGCGATACCCCCCGCGTCACTTACGCCGTTCAGGAGCATACGCGGCTGTCGGCCCGATCGAAATATGACCTTGTGATTTCCGCCCTGTCGATCCACCATCTGGACCACCCGGACAAGCAGGCACTGTTTGAAAAGATTTATCGGGCACTTTCGCCCGGCGGCATGTTTATCAACGCCGACCAGGCCCTGGGACCGTCGGCCGAAGTAGAGGATGCCTGGCACCGGCAGTGGCTGGCGGATATAGAGGCCGTTGGCCTGCCTGAGCCGGCATGGTCTCAGGCCATGGAAAGAGTCCGCCTGGACATAAACGCCACCCTGGACGATCAACTGGCATGGCTGGAGAATGCCGGGTTCGAGGATGTGGCCTGCCGGTACCAGCGGTTCCGGTTTGTTGTTTACAGCGGGCGCAGGAAGGAGATCTGA
- a CDS encoding competence type IV pilus major pilin ComGC produces the protein MKIRHAISGFTLLEVMVVIAIIGTLASIAFPLYISNIERARSAACLVERKHINKRIIIYCNNSPETPPESMAQLVAEGYFKSAPHCPYGGTYVLVPAGNNRPYPEVACSLHYFPQPTGDAGDGGSDNDDDPAPPPAPYPVNIPLTGFDDFIKVGSGWDLTKTGIRVQGGSGGIGGSNRLFVPNPLGTGSYAITVNARLGEGDDGGYGIFFDAVVDKYGRISSGYILQFDRGFGNGQLVIRQWSNDRESSSAPSRNRFDDPSVIPHKVKDPDWWTTTKEIKLDVIDLGNGHKQLSVYLDGVPTFNNWEFEGNSGQDTYTGFRGWHGPTAEFTDLSINNP, from the coding sequence ATGAAAATCCGACACGCGATAAGCGGTTTTACGCTCCTGGAAGTGATGGTCGTTATCGCCATCATCGGCACACTGGCGTCCATCGCCTTTCCGCTCTACATTTCTAATATTGAACGGGCACGCTCTGCGGCGTGCCTGGTGGAACGGAAGCACATCAACAAAAGAATCATCATTTACTGCAACAACAGCCCCGAAACCCCACCGGAAAGCATGGCTCAACTGGTGGCGGAAGGGTACTTTAAATCCGCTCCACACTGCCCATATGGGGGAACATACGTGCTTGTGCCGGCCGGTAATAACCGGCCTTACCCGGAGGTGGCCTGCTCGCTTCATTACTTTCCGCAACCAACAGGGGATGCCGGCGATGGGGGCAGTGACAATGACGATGATCCGGCGCCCCCTCCCGCGCCTTATCCGGTAAACATACCGCTGACCGGATTCGATGATTTTATCAAGGTCGGTTCCGGGTGGGACCTGACGAAAACCGGTATTCGCGTCCAGGGAGGAAGCGGTGGGATCGGCGGCAGCAACCGGCTTTTTGTTCCCAATCCGCTTGGAACCGGCAGTTACGCCATCACGGTGAATGCCCGCCTGGGTGAAGGAGACGACGGCGGTTACGGCATTTTTTTCGACGCTGTGGTAGACAAGTATGGCCGGATTTCGTCCGGCTACATACTACAATTTGACCGCGGCTTCGGCAACGGCCAACTGGTCATCAGACAATGGAGCAACGACCGCGAGTCTTCCAGCGCCCCTTCCAGAAACCGGTTCGATGATCCGTCTGTTATCCCCCACAAGGTCAAGGATCCGGACTGGTGGACAACGACAAAAGAGATCAAGCTCGATGTGATCGACCTGGGTAACGGCCATAAGCAGCTTTCCGTTTATCTTGACGGCGTACCGACCTTCAATAATTGGGAATTTGAGGGGAATTCCGGGCAGGATACGTACACGGGTTTCAGGGGATGGCACGGGCCCACCGCCGAATTTACAGATCTCTCAATCAACAACCCTTGA
- a CDS encoding ATPase, T2SS/T4P/T4SS family — translation MNEISAQPRIVYIDDDRNQLALVERFLSGPFEVITAENGEDGLRIISETPPDLVLLDINMPKMDGYEVCTRLQATPKTSFIPVVFLTAMEEEKDRARAFAAGASDFLVKPVKKDALLEKVRAQLATGAAWKDLQADNRQWHKKIESADFAGFKEHVAGQLNLAPDKKERLFETTAADIYTVFAEMGLVESTLSRLMSQYMGLPYTTRISPETIRLGAIPTAFCKANHVLPVMTESGEKGFILSNPFNLDLVDMLKKNFALEKTAAISIAEPSRIDLFFIEAPSQQKSSAVGGPQTPSPATAPKITVRNEADTDHPIVQITDTILNAAVAERASDIHIEPKETETTVRFRVDGDLRHAFTLKKATGMMIISRLKAQSGIDIAEKRKPQDGGFVANLGDRVFNFRLSTTSTPNGESLVMRLLEPYGAANSLSELGMMDGQVAAMVAAANRSSGTILIVGSTGSGKTTTIYSLLHAIDHKKRSIMSVEDPVEYRIPFLNQQQVNEKAGVTFDSLLKAAVRQDPDVLFMGEIRDGFSAKMAVDFASTGHLTITTLHTSNATTALFRLHRLGIDRGTMADTIIVIVAQKLLKKLCPHCKQTVPISPQEREMLAAFTDDVPSVVARSVGCPECRSTGYLGREGVYEVLEFDTQIAEMVRSNAPIAEIRSFAKRRGDLLIDTHAITKVKELLFTPKDIFEKVLAEETPVRERQKPRKPEPATADAGPPASAASVLLVEDDADTRMLITRFLETDGYTVTACADGIDALLCLGKQSFDLILSDIDMPNLDGFKLLEMINQKGVSVPVIFLTSRAGHEDETRGLELGAVDYIKKPVQKDLLRLRVKKTIQGRVSP, via the coding sequence ATGAATGAAATTAGCGCCCAGCCCCGGATCGTCTATATTGATGACGACAGAAACCAGTTGGCGCTGGTAGAACGTTTTTTGTCGGGCCCATTCGAAGTGATCACCGCGGAAAACGGGGAAGATGGCTTGCGGATCATCAGCGAGACGCCGCCCGACCTGGTCCTGCTGGACATCAACATGCCGAAAATGGACGGGTATGAAGTGTGCACCCGATTACAGGCGACCCCAAAAACCTCTTTCATTCCGGTGGTTTTTCTCACCGCCATGGAAGAAGAGAAAGACCGTGCCCGTGCGTTTGCGGCAGGCGCCTCTGATTTTCTGGTCAAACCCGTCAAAAAGGATGCGTTGCTCGAGAAAGTGCGCGCGCAACTGGCCACGGGTGCTGCATGGAAAGACCTTCAGGCAGACAACCGGCAATGGCATAAAAAAATAGAATCAGCGGATTTTGCCGGTTTCAAGGAACATGTTGCCGGCCAACTGAACCTGGCACCGGATAAAAAAGAGCGGCTTTTCGAAACAACCGCAGCGGATATCTATACCGTCTTTGCTGAGATGGGGCTTGTCGAAAGTACCCTGAGCCGGCTCATGTCACAGTATATGGGCCTGCCTTACACCACACGCATCTCCCCCGAGACGATCCGGCTGGGCGCCATACCAACGGCCTTCTGCAAAGCCAATCATGTGCTGCCGGTTATGACCGAATCCGGGGAAAAGGGGTTTATCCTCAGCAACCCCTTTAATCTGGACCTGGTCGATATGCTGAAAAAAAATTTCGCCCTTGAGAAGACCGCGGCTATCAGTATTGCCGAACCGAGCCGGATCGATCTTTTCTTTATTGAGGCCCCTTCTCAACAGAAATCATCGGCTGTTGGCGGCCCACAAACACCATCACCGGCCACAGCTCCGAAAATAACGGTTCGGAACGAGGCCGACACCGACCATCCGATCGTGCAGATCACCGATACCATACTGAACGCGGCCGTGGCGGAGAGAGCCAGCGACATTCATATCGAGCCCAAAGAGACGGAAACGACCGTACGGTTCCGCGTCGACGGGGACCTGCGGCATGCATTCACGCTGAAGAAGGCCACCGGCATGATGATCATTTCCAGGCTGAAAGCCCAGAGCGGAATCGATATCGCGGAAAAACGAAAACCCCAGGACGGCGGCTTTGTTGCCAACCTGGGCGACCGGGTATTTAACTTCCGGCTCTCCACCACCTCCACGCCCAACGGGGAAAGCCTTGTCATGCGGTTGCTCGAACCCTATGGCGCGGCCAACAGCCTTTCGGAACTCGGTATGATGGACGGGCAGGTTGCGGCCATGGTCGCGGCCGCCAATCGCTCCAGCGGAACAATTCTGATCGTGGGATCGACCGGCTCCGGGAAGACGACCACCATTTACAGCCTTCTTCATGCCATCGACCACAAGAAGCGCAGCATCATGTCCGTGGAAGATCCGGTCGAGTATCGCATTCCCTTTCTCAACCAGCAGCAGGTGAACGAAAAGGCCGGGGTCACCTTCGATTCCCTGCTCAAGGCGGCGGTCCGGCAGGATCCGGATGTCCTGTTCATGGGAGAGATTCGAGACGGGTTTTCCGCCAAAATGGCCGTCGACTTTGCCAGCACCGGCCACCTGACCATCACCACGCTGCACACATCCAACGCCACCACCGCCCTGTTCCGCCTTCACCGTCTGGGTATCGACCGGGGCACCATGGCCGATACCATTATCGTGATCGTGGCGCAAAAACTATTGAAAAAACTCTGTCCCCACTGCAAGCAGACGGTTCCGATTTCGCCCCAGGAGAGAGAGATGCTGGCGGCCTTCACGGACGACGTTCCCTCTGTTGTAGCTCGGTCTGTGGGCTGTCCCGAGTGCCGCAGCACCGGCTATCTCGGCAGGGAAGGCGTTTACGAGGTACTGGAATTCGATACCCAGATCGCCGAAATGGTCCGTTCCAACGCGCCCATCGCCGAAATCCGTTCCTTTGCGAAACGCCGGGGGGACCTTCTGATTGATACGCACGCCATCACCAAGGTCAAAGAGCTTCTTTTCACCCCCAAGGATATTTTTGAAAAAGTGCTGGCGGAAGAAACGCCCGTCCGTGAACGGCAGAAGCCGCGCAAACCCGAACCGGCAACCGCTGATGCCGGTCCCCCGGCTTCCGCCGCATCCGTTCTGCTGGTTGAAGACGACGCGGATACCCGCATGCTCATCACCCGCTTTCTGGAAACTGACGGTTACACGGTCACCGCCTGCGCCGACGGCATAGACGCATTGCTGTGTCTCGGAAAACAGTCCTTTGACCTGATTCTCTCTGATATCGACATGCCCAATCTCGACGGGTTCAAGCTGCTCGAAATGATCAACCAGAAGGGCGTCAGCGTGCCGGTCATCTTTCTGACCTCCAGAGCCGGCCATGAGGACGAAACCAGAGGGCTGGAGCTGGGGGCCGTCGACTATATAAAAAAACCGGTGCAAAAAGACCTGCTTCGGTTAAGAGTCAAAAAAACGATCCAGGGAAGGGTGTCGCCATGA
- a CDS encoding enoyl-CoA hydratase-related protein, giving the protein MNETVLKELNDGVLVVTLNRPDKKNAFNAAQWQGLADALNEAGKDDNVNVVVVTGAGNNFSSGQDLADFESLPGGGGASYRTCEDAVTVFDKPLIGAATGVTVGGGATILFYCDVLYVGQSLRLRVPFTSLGMAPEFASTYMLQARIGTQRAAEILLSSKWVDADEAVATGIAKAKCSDDEVLATALKTASEIAQWPVNALKETKRCLNVMHQAGIQAALAAEHDAMGRQAGSPENMEAVMAFLEKRKPDFKKLIKK; this is encoded by the coding sequence ATGAATGAGACTGTTTTAAAAGAACTGAATGACGGTGTGCTGGTGGTGACCCTGAACCGGCCAGACAAAAAAAACGCCTTTAATGCCGCCCAGTGGCAGGGGCTTGCCGACGCTTTGAACGAAGCCGGAAAAGACGATAACGTCAATGTTGTGGTGGTCACCGGCGCGGGAAATAATTTCAGCTCCGGCCAGGACCTGGCTGATTTTGAAAGCCTGCCCGGCGGCGGCGGGGCGTCATACAGAACCTGTGAGGATGCGGTGACTGTATTTGACAAACCCCTCATCGGCGCGGCCACCGGCGTTACCGTGGGCGGCGGCGCGACCATATTGTTTTACTGCGATGTGCTTTACGTGGGGCAAAGCCTGCGCCTGCGGGTGCCGTTCACCAGCCTTGGTATGGCGCCCGAGTTTGCCAGTACCTATATGCTGCAGGCCAGAATCGGAACCCAGCGGGCGGCGGAAATCCTGTTGAGCTCAAAATGGGTGGACGCGGACGAGGCCGTGGCAACCGGTATCGCCAAAGCCAAATGCAGTGATGATGAAGTGCTGGCCACAGCCTTGAAAACAGCTTCGGAAATCGCGCAATGGCCGGTCAACGCCTTGAAAGAGACCAAGCGCTGCCTGAACGTCATGCATCAGGCCGGTATCCAGGCGGCGCTGGCCGCCGAGCATGATGCCATGGGCCGGCAGGCCGGCAGCCCGGAAAACATGGAAGCGGTCATGGCCTTTCTGGAAAAGCGAAAACCGGATTTTAAGAAGCTGATTAAAAAATAG
- a CDS encoding response regulator has translation MQTYLKKSPVVIDTAENGAVAVDKFKAGEYNIVLMDIQMPVMDGYTATREIRKWEAENRRPETPVIALTAYAQVEDFEKSVAEGCTDHMTKPIKKATLFEAIRKYAGL, from the coding sequence GTGCAGACATACCTGAAAAAAAGCCCCGTTGTCATTGATACGGCCGAAAATGGGGCCGTTGCCGTGGACAAATTCAAGGCCGGCGAATATAACATCGTGTTGATGGACATACAGATGCCCGTGATGGACGGCTATACCGCCACCCGGGAAATCAGAAAGTGGGAAGCGGAGAACCGACGGCCGGAAACACCAGTTATCGCGCTTACCGCTTATGCCCAGGTGGAAGACTTTGAAAAAAGTGTTGCGGAAGGCTGCACGGACCACATGACAAAACCCATCAAAAAAGCGACCCTCTTCGAGGCCATACGCAAATATGCAGGCCTTTGA
- the panB gene encoding 3-methyl-2-oxobutanoate hydroxymethyltransferase, whose protein sequence is MKALSVFRDYKKQGRKITMLTAYDYPTAVLEDRAGIDILLVGDSVGRNILGYASELEVTMEDMLHHVRAVARGAKQAHVMGDMPYRSCDTPALALENARRMMDAGAHSVKIEGEQDMVDRIKYVVDAGVPVCAHIGYTPQTSGKAAVQGKDIDRAKALIDAALQLEKAGADMVVFELIPELLAKEITNLLSIPTIGIGAGRFCDGQVQVYCDILGLSARVFRHAKAYDTLGQRYEDAFAAYAREVTGGTFPTSENAAALPDDVADQVREWVHKTYGK, encoded by the coding sequence ATGAAAGCACTTTCCGTGTTTCGCGATTACAAAAAACAGGGCAGAAAGATCACCATGCTCACTGCTTATGACTATCCCACCGCGGTACTGGAAGACCGGGCCGGCATCGACATTCTACTGGTCGGCGACAGCGTGGGCAGGAACATCCTCGGCTATGCCAGCGAACTGGAGGTGACCATGGAGGACATGCTTCACCATGTCCGGGCCGTGGCCAGGGGGGCAAAACAGGCCCATGTGATGGGCGACATGCCGTATCGCTCCTGCGACACGCCGGCCCTTGCCCTGGAAAACGCCCGGCGAATGATGGATGCTGGTGCCCACAGTGTCAAGATCGAGGGTGAGCAGGACATGGTGGACCGCATCAAGTATGTTGTGGACGCCGGCGTGCCGGTGTGCGCCCATATCGGATACACGCCCCAGACCTCGGGCAAGGCCGCGGTCCAGGGCAAGGATATTGACCGGGCCAAAGCCCTGATCGACGCGGCCCTTCAGCTTGAAAAGGCCGGCGCCGACATGGTGGTGTTTGAGCTGATTCCCGAACTGCTGGCAAAAGAGATCACAAACCTGCTTTCCATACCCACCATCGGCATCGGCGCGGGCCGGTTCTGCGACGGCCAGGTCCAGGTCTACTGCGACATCCTCGGCCTTTCTGCGCGGGTTTTTCGCCATGCCAAGGCTTACGACACCTTGGGCCAACGGTACGAAGACGCCTTTGCCGCCTATGCCCGGGAGGTAACCGGCGGCACCTTTCCCACCAGCGAAAACGCCGCGGCCCTGCCCGATGACGTAGCCGACCAGGTCCGGGAGTGGGTACACAAGACCTACGGCAAATGA